Genomic segment of Microbacterium sp. M28:
GGCCGCTCCGGTGCCGGGCCCGGCACCGTGATCTTCGCTCACGCCGAGCGCGAGCCAGTCGTTCGCGCCGCCCTCCGCGAAGGCCATGCCGAGCATCACGACGCCGAGGACATAGGTGCGCGGCTCGCGCCAGGCGGACAGTGCGACGTGCATCCGCTCGCGCCAGTGCGGCTTCTCCCCCGGCTCGGCGGGATCGAGGGTCTCCTCGCGGTTCGGCACGTTCGCGATGCTGACGAAGGCGGTGATGAGGATCAGCGCCGCCACCAGGCCCGCGTGCGGTGCGACGGTCACGTGCAGGCTGGCCGCCGCCCAGGCCACGCCGGCGCCGATCACGGTGCCGAAGCTGAAGAACGCGTGGAACAGCGGCAGGATGGTCTTTCCCGCGTGCTGCTCGATGGCGGTGGCTTCGACGTTCATCATGACGTCGAGGCATCCGTTGCCGAAGCCGAACAGCGCGAGCCCGACGATGACCACGGGGAACGAACCGAGCACGGTCGTACCGAGGCCGACGAGTGCGATGCCGACCGACAGCATGATCAACAGGCCCAGCATGCCGCGGCGCGCACCCGTGCGCGCCATCACAGCGGGACTCGTGGAGATGCCGAGGATCGAGGCGATGCCCATGCCGAGCAGGAGCAGACCGATCTGGGCGTTGTCGATGTCGAGCGCGACCTTGATGTCCGGGACGCGGGCCGCCCAGGTCGCGATCGACACACCGCTGGCGAGGAAGATCGCGAAGATCGCATTGCGCCACCGCACGTACTGCGACCGGATCAGTTCGGCATCCATGGCTCCAGCGTATCGAATCGATTCGAGCGGTGGAAACGCGGTCCATATATCCTCGAAGCATGGACCCTGCCCCCCGTCGCGCGACGATCGCCGATGTCGCACGCGCCGCCGGGGTCGCGCCGTCCACGGCATCCGTGGTGTTCAGCGGCAAGGCCCAGGTGGCTCAGGCCACGCGCGAGAAGGTGCTGGCCGCCGCGGCCTCCCTCGGCTATGCGGGACCCGATCCCCGCGCCGCATCGCTGCGCACCGGACGCAGCGGCATCGTCGCTGTGGTGCTTGAGGGTCCGCTGCGGACCGTCTTCCTGGATCCGGTGACGATCGCCATGATGGACGGCATCACCGACGGGCTCGCGGAACTCGGCGCCGCCGTGCTGCTGCTCCGGGAGGACGCGACGGCCGCGGCCGCCAACCTGACCAATGCTCCGGTCGACGCCGTCGTGCTGATCGGGTGGTCCGGTCGGACGATGGCCTCGGTCGAGATCGTACGCGGCCGCGGCATCC
This window contains:
- a CDS encoding MFS transporter, whose amino-acid sequence is MDAELIRSQYVRWRNAIFAIFLASGVSIATWAARVPDIKVALDIDNAQIGLLLLGMGIASILGISTSPAVMARTGARRGMLGLLIMLSVGIALVGLGTTVLGSFPVVIVGLALFGFGNGCLDVMMNVEATAIEQHAGKTILPLFHAFFSFGTVIGAGVAWAAASLHVTVAPHAGLVAALILITAFVSIANVPNREETLDPAEPGEKPHWRERMHVALSAWREPRTYVLGVVMLGMAFAEGGANDWLALGVSEDHGAGPGTGAAALTVFSVAMTTVRVFGGPLVDRFGRVAVLRVLAVSATAGIVLFILAPTLPLVFVGAALWGIGASLGFPLGMSAAADDPAKAAARVSAAATIGYAAFLCGPPILGLISEQIGLLNTLYILAVLVAASGLASGAARPLTDAEKTPVR